The following coding sequences lie in one Candidatus Neptunochlamydia sp. REUL1 genomic window:
- a CDS encoding deoxyribonuclease IV, with the protein MESEKLLIGAHTSTAGGVHNALLRGRDIGATTIQFFTSNQKQWNGRKFSEEDLALWNETLRGSEITDIMSHDSYLINLGSNKTELLAKSRRAFQEEIERCLELGLTYMNFHPGAATGDTDENCLDRIVESLLVLEPLLENRSLRLLIEATAGQGTTMGHRFEHLDYIISRVKGKIPIGVCIDTCHIFAGGYDIRDEAGWENVIEEFDRVIGWEHLYAFHVNDSQHGLGSRKDRHANLGKGEIGIQCFEVMMTHPKLQSIPKYLETPNGELMWKDEIAMLRSFAYVSKEN; encoded by the coding sequence GTGGAAAGCGAAAAGTTACTCATTGGTGCACACACCTCTACAGCAGGAGGTGTGCACAATGCCCTTCTAAGAGGGAGAGATATTGGTGCCACCACAATTCAATTTTTTACAAGCAACCAAAAGCAATGGAACGGTCGGAAGTTTTCTGAAGAAGATCTAGCTCTCTGGAATGAGACGTTAAGAGGTTCTGAAATCACTGATATCATGAGCCACGACAGCTACCTCATTAATCTAGGATCGAATAAAACTGAACTCCTTGCAAAAAGCCGCAGAGCTTTTCAAGAAGAAATTGAAAGATGCTTAGAACTTGGCCTCACTTACATGAATTTCCATCCTGGAGCCGCAACTGGAGATACCGATGAGAATTGCCTTGATCGGATTGTTGAAAGCCTCCTGGTCCTTGAACCTCTCCTAGAAAACCGATCCCTTCGCCTCCTCATTGAAGCCACAGCTGGTCAAGGAACAACAATGGGGCACCGGTTTGAACACCTCGACTATATTATCAGCCGCGTCAAAGGTAAAATCCCTATTGGTGTCTGTATTGATACCTGCCACATTTTTGCTGGAGGATATGACATCCGTGATGAAGCAGGATGGGAAAATGTCATTGAAGAATTTGACCGTGTGATTGGGTGGGAGCATCTCTATGCCTTCCACGTAAACGACTCTCAGCACGGCCTTGGATCAAGAAAAGATCGCCATGCAAATCTTGGCAAAGGTGAGATTGGAATACAATGTTTTGAAGTCATGATGACCCATCCAAAACTCCAGTCGATCCCAAAATATTTAGAAACCCCTAACGGTGAGTTGATGTGGAAAGATGAAATCGCAATGCTACGCTCCTTCGCTTACGTCTCGAAAGAAAATTAA
- the asnS gene encoding asparagine--tRNA ligase yields the protein MKSQCYAPSLTSRKKIKSILNADESIIGQTVVICGWIRTLRDQKTFAFIELTDGSSFSNFQVIAQLDMIENLSTGAAVAVSGEIVKSPGNKQKYEMQAKEVKLIGICPNDYPLQKKRHSFDFLRTIAHLRPRTNTQGAVARVRSRLAYATHRFFQEKGYVYLQSPIITGSDCEGAGEMFQVTTLNLDNPPKTKEGKIDYSKDFFSQPAFLTVSGQLNGEAYATALSDIYTFGPTFRAENSHTSRHLAEFWMIEPELAFADLPMIADLAEEYLKALVGDILENCEEDLQFFNQFIEKGLIDRLTHVKNAPFTRLTYTKAVEILEKSGRSFEYPVKWGSDLQSEHERYIAEEHCKAPVILTDYPKEIKAFYMRENNDGKTVAALDVLVPKVGEIIGGSQREERYDLLKSKFEKHDLDIETYKWYLDLRKYGSVPHGGFGLGFERLVQFTTGVDNIRDAIAFPRIPGSCDF from the coding sequence ATGAAATCGCAATGCTACGCTCCTTCGCTTACGTCTCGAAAGAAAATTAAATCTATTCTAAATGCTGATGAGTCGATCATTGGGCAAACGGTTGTTATTTGTGGATGGATTCGCACCCTCCGCGATCAAAAAACCTTTGCATTTATTGAGCTGACGGATGGATCTTCCTTTTCAAACTTCCAAGTGATTGCTCAGCTAGACATGATTGAAAATCTCTCAACTGGAGCAGCTGTCGCTGTTTCTGGAGAGATTGTGAAAAGCCCTGGAAATAAACAAAAATATGAGATGCAGGCAAAGGAGGTGAAGCTGATCGGAATCTGCCCAAATGACTATCCTCTTCAGAAAAAACGTCATTCTTTTGACTTTCTCCGCACTATTGCTCACCTGCGTCCTAGAACTAACACACAAGGCGCTGTAGCACGCGTTCGAAGCCGTTTGGCATACGCTACCCACCGCTTTTTCCAAGAAAAGGGATATGTTTACCTTCAGTCTCCTATCATCACCGGGAGTGACTGCGAAGGAGCTGGAGAAATGTTCCAAGTGACCACACTCAACCTTGATAATCCTCCTAAAACAAAAGAAGGAAAGATCGACTACTCGAAAGATTTTTTCTCACAACCAGCCTTTCTTACGGTATCTGGGCAACTCAATGGAGAAGCCTATGCAACAGCCCTTTCAGATATCTACACATTTGGGCCAACATTCCGCGCCGAAAACTCTCATACCTCTCGTCATTTGGCTGAGTTTTGGATGATCGAGCCAGAACTTGCTTTTGCAGATCTTCCTATGATCGCAGACCTTGCTGAAGAGTATCTCAAAGCACTTGTGGGTGATATCCTTGAAAACTGCGAAGAAGATTTGCAGTTCTTTAATCAGTTCATCGAAAAGGGGCTTATTGACCGTTTAACACATGTTAAAAATGCTCCTTTTACTCGCCTGACTTACACCAAGGCAGTTGAGATTCTTGAAAAATCAGGACGCTCTTTTGAATACCCTGTAAAATGGGGAAGTGATCTTCAATCAGAACATGAGCGCTATATTGCTGAAGAACATTGCAAAGCACCAGTCATCTTGACCGACTACCCTAAAGAGATTAAAGCTTTCTATATGAGAGAAAATAATGACGGAAAAACTGTAGCTGCTCTTGATGTACTCGTTCCTAAAGTAGGTGAAATTATCGGAGGTTCCCAGAGGGAAGAACGCTACGACCTTTTGAAATCCAAGTTTGAAAAGCATGACCTCGACATCGAAACCTATAAATGGTATCTCGATCTCCGCAAGTACGGATCGGTTCCACACGGCGGTTTTGGCCTAGGCTTCGAACGCCTCGTCCAATTCACGACTGGTGTCGACAACATCCGGGATGCGATTGCCTTTCCACGTATTCCTGGCAGCTGCGACTTCTAG
- a CDS encoding IS630 family transposase yields the protein MKKTLNHPKACETKRQIFQGKIAEYKRLGKPIVYIDESGFAHDMPRTHGYSKIGQRCFGTHDWGAKGRTNAIGALLGTSLLTLALFECNINTDAFSIWAEEDLLPKLPSESILVMDNASFHKSKSMQEKIQAAGHTLEYLPPYSPDLNPIEHKWAQAKSKRRKYQCGIDELFKEHCL from the coding sequence ATAAAAAAAACTCTCAACCATCCCAAGGCCTGCGAAACAAAAAGACAAATCTTTCAAGGAAAAATCGCAGAATATAAACGTTTGGGAAAGCCAATTGTATATATTGATGAAAGCGGGTTTGCCCATGATATGCCCCGCACCCACGGTTACTCCAAAATAGGACAGCGATGTTTTGGCACTCATGATTGGGGAGCAAAAGGGAGAACAAATGCAATAGGGGCATTACTTGGAACAAGCCTCCTTACACTTGCGTTATTCGAGTGCAATATTAATACAGACGCCTTTTCCATTTGGGCAGAGGAGGACTTGCTACCGAAACTTCCCTCTGAAAGTATTCTGGTTATGGATAATGCTTCATTCCATAAAAGCAAATCTATGCAAGAGAAGATCCAGGCTGCAGGCCATACCTTGGAATATCTTCCTCCCTATTCTCCTGATCTAAACCCTATTGAACACAAGTGGGCACAGGCAAAGTCTAAGCGAAGAAAATATCAATGTGGAATAGACGAACTTTTCAAGGAGCACTGCCTATAA
- a CDS encoding IS630 transposase-related protein, translating into MTYSLDFRKKVLSIRSKEKLSFAQVAKRFGVSVNSVFLWSKRLEPRRTKIRPAIKIDREILMEDIKKYPDAFNYERAHRLKVSTSGIRCAMKRLRISYKKNSQPSQGLRNKKTNLSRKNRRI; encoded by the coding sequence ATGACATATTCGCTAGATTTTAGAAAAAAAGTTCTGTCAATTCGAAGCAAAGAAAAATTAAGCTTTGCCCAAGTAGCAAAACGCTTTGGAGTAAGTGTAAATAGTGTGTTTCTCTGGTCTAAGAGGTTAGAGCCGAGGCGCACTAAAATCAGACCTGCAATAAAGATTGATAGAGAGATCTTGATGGAGGATATCAAGAAATACCCTGATGCCTTCAACTATGAACGAGCACATCGTCTCAAAGTAAGCACTTCAGGCATTCGGTGTGCCATGAAGAGGTTAAGAATTAGCTATAAAAAAAACTCTCAACCATCCCAAGGCCTGCGAAACAAAAAGACAAATCTTTCAAGGAAAAATCGCAGAATATAA
- a CDS encoding HD family phosphohydrolase, with protein MAEESKEKPKWQRYLQEGNLGKRLLIGMVVLLCLAVFIHFKEVRVDMLELDSNAKNYIVAQVDFEFPDEEGTVILRQESARDIGAIYRIDPKAIEKRRYQFENFLIHDQRWRSLLLKTTFEDLYQGADEVKSTLQNLRFTDVRTLNRLKSLNLLTPEYSPLPSSFDGNSAKLPEVFWEGLQSKLVKHKHQGPEITYVLSYFQGIDWIFDKDTAAQRSLRRLVEATVPERMSQIKAGNRIIDQGEQVSQRQVAMLQAMKKTIAENQKIWEPLPLISSLMFATIIVLIGGYYFRHSHQNFVRNIYKLFLYATIIILTLIVAKVTDYFLLRDMSSLLDVVRYPLFVPFAAILICVLLNAEIALFSTCFLTVILGLSLAVDHSRFIVINLITGIIAIQASRNLRKRKEVFVVCGKVWLSCIPIFFVYNFSQDMFWNMYIVSDLVSTFAFSILTSILVVGLLPILESIFHVMTDITLMEYMDPNNELLRRLSVEAPGTYQHCLVVGSISEAAAQSIGANGLFCRVSTLYHDIGKLFNPHYFTENQMGGFNIHQLLTPQESAQVIIAHVIEGEALGRKHGIPQSFIDVIREHHGNTLVYYFYCKQVEQMGGDTEAVDETQFRYPGPKPRTKESAIIMMADTVEAASRSLEEVNEDTIAELVNRLIGEKQEDGQFDECQLTFEEFQTVKHTMINNLAVARHLRIRYPARQV; from the coding sequence ATGGCTGAGGAATCGAAAGAAAAACCTAAGTGGCAGCGCTACTTACAAGAAGGTAACTTAGGAAAACGCCTCCTCATCGGGATGGTTGTTCTTCTCTGTTTAGCAGTATTCATACACTTCAAGGAAGTGCGTGTGGATATGCTTGAACTTGATTCCAATGCAAAAAATTATATTGTTGCCCAGGTAGATTTTGAGTTTCCTGATGAAGAAGGAACGGTCATTTTGCGGCAAGAGTCAGCGCGCGATATCGGTGCCATCTATCGGATTGATCCAAAAGCCATTGAAAAGAGGCGGTATCAGTTTGAAAATTTCCTCATTCATGATCAGCGGTGGAGGAGCCTTCTTCTTAAAACGACTTTTGAGGATCTCTATCAGGGGGCCGATGAGGTAAAAAGTACTCTACAAAATCTTCGATTTACCGATGTCAGAACTCTCAATCGCTTAAAGTCACTTAATCTATTAACCCCAGAATATTCCCCCCTCCCTTCCTCCTTTGATGGAAATTCTGCAAAGCTCCCAGAGGTTTTTTGGGAAGGGCTCCAAAGCAAACTCGTAAAGCATAAGCATCAAGGACCTGAGATCACGTATGTTCTCAGTTATTTTCAAGGTATTGATTGGATTTTTGATAAAGATACAGCAGCTCAACGTTCTCTTAGGCGCCTTGTTGAAGCAACAGTTCCTGAACGGATGAGTCAGATCAAAGCAGGAAATCGAATTATTGATCAGGGGGAACAAGTTTCTCAGAGACAAGTGGCAATGCTGCAAGCGATGAAAAAAACAATTGCTGAAAACCAGAAAATATGGGAGCCGCTTCCTTTAATCAGTAGCCTGATGTTTGCCACGATTATCGTCCTTATTGGAGGGTATTATTTTCGGCATAGTCATCAGAATTTTGTTCGAAATATCTACAAACTGTTCCTTTATGCAACGATCATTATCTTGACTCTGATTGTGGCAAAGGTGACTGACTACTTTCTTTTGCGTGATATGAGTAGCCTATTAGATGTGGTTCGCTACCCTTTATTTGTTCCTTTTGCAGCTATATTGATCTGTGTGCTTCTTAACGCTGAAATTGCTCTTTTCTCTACTTGTTTTTTAACAGTGATCCTCGGGCTCTCTCTTGCTGTTGACCATAGCCGCTTCATTGTCATTAATCTCATTACAGGGATCATTGCGATTCAAGCTTCAAGGAATCTGAGGAAACGGAAGGAAGTCTTTGTTGTGTGTGGAAAGGTGTGGCTTAGTTGTATCCCCATCTTTTTTGTATACAATTTTTCCCAGGACATGTTCTGGAATATGTACATTGTTTCCGATCTCGTTAGTACATTTGCCTTCTCAATCCTCACTTCGATTTTAGTGGTGGGACTTCTCCCGATTCTAGAGTCGATTTTTCATGTTATGACCGATATCACTCTGATGGAATATATGGATCCCAATAACGAGCTTCTTCGTCGCTTGAGTGTGGAGGCTCCGGGAACTTATCAACATTGCCTTGTTGTTGGAAGTATTTCAGAAGCCGCGGCTCAATCTATTGGAGCCAATGGTCTGTTTTGCCGGGTCTCAACCCTTTATCATGATATTGGAAAGCTATTTAATCCCCATTATTTTACTGAGAACCAAATGGGTGGATTTAACATTCATCAACTTCTGACTCCCCAAGAGTCTGCTCAAGTGATCATTGCTCATGTTATTGAGGGAGAAGCCCTCGGTCGTAAGCATGGTATTCCTCAATCTTTTATAGACGTTATTCGAGAGCACCATGGGAACACCCTGGTCTACTACTTCTATTGCAAGCAGGTTGAGCAAATGGGAGGGGACACCGAGGCTGTTGATGAGACCCAATTCCGCTATCCAGGTCCCAAGCCTCGTACTAAGGAGTCTGCAATTATTATGATGGCGGATACCGTTGAGGCGGCTTCTCGCTCCCTTGAGGAGGTTAATGAGGATACCATTGCTGAACTCGTTAATCGCCTTATCGGCGAGAAACAGGAGGATGGGCAATTTGACGAGTGCCAGCTCACCTTTGAAGAGTTTCAAACTGTTAAACATACTATGATCAATAACTTAGCAGTTGCTCGCCATCTTCGTATTCGCTATCCAGCAAGGCAAGTCTAA
- the dnaX gene encoding DNA polymerase III subunit gamma/tau: MSSYQVIAKKFRPQKFSEVFEQEAIVQTIKNAIRLEKVGHAYLFCGTRGTGKTTLARIFAKAMNCENLTPESDPCNICSSCNEITSGHSLDVIEIDGASNRGIDDIRNLNETVGYAAANGHYKIYIIDEVHMLTKEAFNALLKTLEEPPSHVIFFFATTEPHKVLPTILSRCQRFDLRRITPEKIHSKLSSIVKQLEVVVEPDALNLIASHAEGSLRDAESLLDQLLCYEEPPITLEHAIKNLGIVSTDLFFKLDEAVKHRDFGAAFSLSETIYQTGCHLQHFFESLTNHFRTIALTQMGDKPLHAEYTASAKSYTKHHTLEILDYLIDALEKAQRTPFKRIHLEVALLHIIRGSQKIPLESLVERLENLKNQVPTPALRETPPQKPIPEPVTKPIKDEPPPKPTEEKAPPTAQETAPVEELPFFPETLPAATPKKPSPVLAVPTAPKANIQQKIKHEQVMRFASIELNGSLKPI; encoded by the coding sequence ATGTCATCATATCAAGTCATTGCAAAAAAGTTTCGTCCTCAAAAATTTTCTGAGGTTTTCGAGCAAGAAGCAATTGTACAAACTATAAAAAACGCAATCCGCTTGGAAAAGGTCGGACACGCCTATCTCTTTTGTGGCACTAGAGGTACTGGTAAAACAACCCTAGCCCGCATCTTTGCAAAGGCTATGAATTGTGAAAACCTGACTCCTGAAAGTGATCCCTGTAACATCTGCTCCTCTTGCAATGAAATCACTTCGGGACACTCCCTCGATGTCATTGAAATCGATGGCGCCTCCAACCGCGGAATCGATGATATCCGCAATCTAAATGAAACTGTGGGTTATGCCGCAGCAAATGGCCACTACAAAATTTATATCATCGATGAAGTCCACATGCTCACCAAAGAAGCTTTTAACGCCCTTTTAAAAACCCTTGAAGAGCCCCCTTCTCATGTGATCTTCTTCTTTGCCACCACAGAGCCCCACAAGGTACTCCCCACTATTCTCAGTCGATGTCAACGATTCGATCTCCGCCGCATTACCCCCGAAAAAATCCACTCTAAGCTCTCTTCAATCGTTAAACAGCTTGAGGTTGTTGTTGAGCCCGATGCCCTAAATCTTATTGCCTCACACGCTGAAGGGTCCTTGCGCGATGCAGAATCCCTTTTGGACCAACTCCTTTGCTATGAAGAGCCCCCAATCACCCTTGAACATGCAATTAAAAACCTAGGCATTGTTTCAACAGATCTCTTTTTCAAACTAGACGAAGCAGTTAAACATCGAGACTTTGGCGCCGCCTTCTCCCTTAGTGAAACAATTTATCAAACAGGATGTCATCTTCAGCACTTTTTCGAAAGCCTCACTAACCATTTCCGCACAATCGCTCTTACCCAAATGGGTGACAAGCCTCTCCACGCAGAATATACTGCGTCGGCAAAATCCTATACCAAACACCACACCTTGGAAATCCTCGACTATCTCATCGATGCTTTAGAAAAGGCTCAGCGCACTCCTTTTAAACGCATCCATCTTGAAGTTGCCCTTCTCCATATCATCAGAGGAAGCCAAAAGATTCCCCTAGAATCACTTGTTGAACGCCTCGAAAATCTTAAGAACCAAGTCCCCACCCCAGCATTAAGAGAGACTCCTCCTCAGAAACCAATACCAGAACCAGTCACAAAACCAATCAAAGACGAACCACCACCTAAGCCCACTGAAGAAAAGGCCCCGCCTACAGCCCAAGAAACAGCGCCAGTTGAAGAACTTCCCTTCTTCCCCGAAACACTGCCAGCGGCTACCCCAAAAAAACCATCTCCAGTACTAGCCGTTCCCACAGCCCCAAAGGCTAATATTCAACAAAAAATTAAACATGAACAGGTGATGCGCTTCGCCAGCATCGAGCTCAATGGTTCTCTCAAACCAATATAG
- a CDS encoding YbaB/EbfC family nucleoid-associated protein, whose protein sequence is MGSGFSKMKKQAKQFQDQLAQMQEDMQKLEVTGTAGNGLVEITLSGEKEVKKLSINPECVDPEDVEGLQDLIIVAFNDAVKKIEENSPGNGMEGLGMGNLPFGF, encoded by the coding sequence ATGGGCAGCGGTTTTTCAAAAATGAAGAAGCAAGCAAAACAATTCCAAGACCAACTTGCTCAAATGCAGGAAGATATGCAGAAACTCGAAGTCACAGGCACTGCAGGAAACGGCCTTGTTGAAATCACCCTCTCTGGAGAGAAAGAGGTTAAAAAACTTTCTATCAACCCTGAATGCGTCGACCCTGAAGATGTGGAAGGCCTCCAAGACCTTATCATTGTTGCCTTCAATGATGCTGTCAAAAAGATTGAAGAGAACTCTCCAGGAAACGGAATGGAAGGACTCGGAATGGGAAATCTCCCATTCGGATTTTAA
- the ptsP gene encoding phosphoenolpyruvate--protein phosphotransferase, whose amino-acid sequence MSDLLEEMILNGAPISGGIAIGELFFLETLLEEIVPEFSIPTTEVEKEIGRYRRAVLSSREDLHDLQRFLAKEGSTEAVSIIDTHIQMLEDPFMTTFMEKKIRQRMKNTETVFRSVMIDYEKEFSKVKDSFFKQRLLDVKDLSQRILRNLHPRKTLLTEEIPENSVIFTKELIPSSAAEASKGQVKGFITEIGGATSHAALIAKSKGIPYVANISIDTLYPRKGADVIIDGKTGIVIVNPNEVTLERYQKDFEDNLQKKGLEIDEGTDGTVTKDGVKVDLLANIENLSDLDLLISYNAEGIGLFRSEFLFFGKELQNFAEEDQFILYQKVMNKARGMPVIFRTFDVGGDKGNVNQYDAEPNPALGCRGIRFLLRNREIFVHQLRALLRVSPDGDLRILLPMISDVGELLQAKELIQEAALELRSEGHEIADEIPIGCMIEVPSAVLMCDHIARECDFLSIGTNDLIQYTLAADRATQEVHPFYKPSHPSILRMIKRIIEEADKANIPVSLCGEMASDPLMAPLLLGLGVRKLSCASRFIPRLRKMVTELSLPKVEKVTEEVLRLENADVIETVLKETFGSMLTDDEVCS is encoded by the coding sequence ATGTCCGATCTCTTGGAAGAGATGATTCTTAATGGGGCTCCTATCAGCGGAGGGATTGCGATTGGAGAGCTATTTTTTCTAGAGACTTTGCTAGAAGAGATTGTTCCTGAATTTTCCATTCCAACCACTGAAGTTGAAAAAGAAATTGGACGCTATCGGCGTGCTGTTTTGTCGAGTCGAGAAGACCTCCATGATTTGCAACGGTTTTTAGCGAAGGAAGGCTCTACTGAAGCGGTTTCTATTATCGATACCCACATTCAAATGCTTGAAGATCCATTCATGACAACATTTATGGAAAAGAAAATCCGTCAAAGGATGAAGAATACCGAGACGGTGTTCCGTTCAGTCATGATTGATTATGAAAAAGAGTTTTCTAAGGTCAAAGACAGCTTTTTTAAACAACGTCTGCTTGATGTCAAAGATTTATCTCAACGTATTCTTCGGAATCTTCATCCTCGTAAAACATTGCTAACAGAGGAAATTCCTGAAAACTCAGTGATCTTTACTAAAGAACTTATTCCATCAAGCGCAGCTGAGGCCTCGAAAGGACAGGTCAAAGGATTCATTACGGAAATAGGGGGGGCGACCTCTCACGCAGCACTGATTGCTAAGTCTAAGGGAATTCCTTACGTTGCAAATATTTCTATAGACACCCTTTATCCTCGTAAGGGCGCTGACGTGATCATTGATGGAAAGACTGGAATTGTTATTGTGAATCCGAATGAAGTAACTTTAGAAAGGTATCAAAAAGATTTCGAAGATAATCTTCAGAAAAAAGGTTTGGAAATTGATGAAGGAACCGATGGAACCGTTACTAAGGATGGAGTCAAGGTAGATCTATTGGCGAATATTGAGAATCTTTCAGATCTCGATCTCCTCATCTCCTATAATGCCGAAGGGATCGGGCTTTTTCGCTCAGAGTTTCTCTTTTTTGGAAAGGAGCTCCAGAACTTTGCAGAAGAGGATCAGTTTATTCTCTATCAAAAGGTGATGAATAAAGCACGAGGTATGCCTGTGATCTTTCGCACATTTGATGTTGGAGGGGATAAGGGGAATGTGAATCAATACGATGCTGAACCTAATCCAGCACTTGGATGTCGAGGCATTCGTTTCCTTCTACGAAACAGAGAAATTTTTGTTCATCAACTTAGAGCTCTTCTCCGTGTGAGTCCCGATGGGGATCTCCGTATTCTTCTTCCTATGATTTCTGATGTGGGAGAGCTTCTCCAGGCAAAAGAGTTGATTCAGGAAGCTGCTCTTGAGCTTCGCTCAGAGGGGCATGAAATTGCTGATGAAATCCCTATTGGTTGTATGATCGAAGTCCCATCAGCGGTATTGATGTGTGATCATATTGCGCGGGAGTGTGATTTTCTCTCCATTGGAACAAATGACCTCATCCAGTATACACTTGCTGCGGATCGAGCCACTCAAGAGGTTCACCCCTTTTATAAACCCTCTCATCCGAGCATTCTCCGGATGATTAAAAGAATCATTGAAGAGGCTGACAAGGCGAACATTCCTGTGAGTCTTTGTGGTGAAATGGCCTCCGATCCTTTAATGGCTCCCCTTCTACTTGGGTTGGGTGTGAGAAAACTATCGTGTGCTTCTCGATTCATTCCAAGGCTCAGAAAAATGGTAACGGAGCTCTCACTTCCGAAAGTTGAGAAAGTTACCGAAGAGGTTCTCCGTCTTGAAAACGCTGATGTGATCGAAACCGTTCTCAAAGAGACTTTTGGTTCAATGCTAACAGATGATGAAGTCTGTTCATAA
- a CDS encoding HPr family phosphocarrier protein has protein sequence MEDKVEATTKVKNKLGLHVRPATQIAKILQKRKAKVTLTYKGQSVNARSIMSIMILAAPKNAQLKIEVEGSDARLTLEELLSAFTKKFGEDG, from the coding sequence TTGGAAGATAAAGTTGAGGCGACTACAAAAGTAAAGAACAAGCTGGGCCTTCATGTGCGCCCGGCAACTCAGATTGCAAAAATTTTACAAAAGCGCAAGGCGAAAGTTACATTGACTTATAAGGGACAGTCGGTCAATGCTCGCAGCATTATGAGTATCATGATTCTAGCAGCACCTAAAAATGCACAACTGAAAATAGAGGTTGAAGGAAGCGACGCTCGCTTAACCCTTGAAGAGCTTCTGTCTGCATTTACTAAAAAATTCGGGGAGGATGGGTAG
- the hprK gene encoding HPr(Ser) kinase/phosphatase produces MKLTVQDLYDLYGNSLEFETTKSQAGMDHPIKVAHVQRPGLSLAGYCMRKKDNRILIFGRMELSYLRDLNPKVRENRLRQVITSSNPAVIVSRGLTPPRDLVKHCQQVGIPLFRTPLQSMALMSKLTVILSDAFSPIESVHGTLIEAYGIGVLIRGDSSVGKSEAALGLIERGHRLISDDVVLLKGKEERRLIGSGPNLNKHLLELRGIGIVNVAHLFGAVSVRGEVPVDMVIHLEDWDETHYYDRVGLEERFTEFLGIKVPLYLNPVKPGRDIVLLIETTILNHRLKEMGYHSAKEFNQKLLEEIARKRHVGR; encoded by the coding sequence ATGAAGCTCACAGTGCAAGATCTTTATGACCTATATGGGAATAGTCTAGAGTTTGAGACAACCAAGTCTCAAGCGGGGATGGACCATCCAATAAAGGTTGCTCATGTTCAGCGTCCAGGGCTTTCTTTGGCTGGGTACTGCATGCGAAAGAAGGATAATCGCATTCTAATCTTTGGAAGGATGGAACTTTCCTATCTTAGAGACTTAAATCCTAAAGTTCGGGAGAATCGCTTGCGTCAAGTGATCACCTCTTCAAACCCAGCTGTCATCGTCTCAAGAGGGCTGACACCTCCTCGCGATTTAGTGAAACATTGCCAGCAGGTGGGGATTCCTCTTTTTCGAACGCCCCTTCAATCAATGGCATTGATGTCAAAACTTACGGTGATCTTGTCTGATGCTTTTTCTCCAATTGAGAGTGTTCATGGAACTCTTATTGAGGCTTATGGGATTGGAGTGCTCATTCGGGGGGACTCTTCTGTGGGGAAGAGCGAAGCGGCATTAGGGCTTATTGAACGGGGGCACCGACTCATATCGGATGATGTCGTCCTTTTAAAAGGAAAAGAAGAAAGACGTCTCATTGGGTCTGGTCCAAACCTTAATAAGCATTTATTGGAACTAAGAGGAATCGGAATTGTCAATGTTGCGCACCTTTTTGGAGCGGTATCTGTAAGGGGTGAAGTTCCTGTTGACATGGTCATTCATTTAGAAGATTGGGATGAAACTCACTACTATGACCGAGTGGGACTTGAGGAACGTTTTACGGAATTTTTGGGTATCAAAGTTCCTCTTTATCTCAACCCTGTTAAACCAGGGAGAGATATTGTTTTGCTTATAGAGACGACAATCTTAAATCATCGTCTCAAAGAGATGGGATACCATTCAGCAAAAGAATTTAATCAGAAACTTTTAGAAGAAATAGCGAGAAAAAGGCACGTTGGAAGATAA